In the genome of Planctomyces sp. SH-PL62, the window TTTGGATCGGCCCGAATCCAGGATTCCAGCCCGCTTTACGAGGACGCGCGACGACTCGGGCGGCTACTTTCCGAGGCCGGTTTCGCCGTGATCACCGGCGGCGGCCCTGGGATCATGGAGGCGGCCAACCGCGGGGCCCAGGAGGTCGGCGGCTACTCCATCGGCTGCAACATCCAGCTCCCCTTCGAGCAGGCGGGGAACCCTTATACCGACCTCTCGATCGACTTCCGCTATTTCTTCGTCCGCAAGACGATGTTCGTCAAATTCTCGGACGGCTTCGTCATCTTCCCGGGGGGTTTCGGGACCCTGGACGAACTTTTCGAGGCTCTCACGCTGGTGCAAACCCGGAAGATCAACCGGTTCCCTATCGTCCTGTACGGGTCGTCGTACTGGAAGGGGCTGATCGACTGGGTGGTGGCGTCTCCGCTGGAACAGAAGACGATCTCGCCCGAGGACATGAATCTGCTGTTCGTCACGGATTCGCTCGATGAGATCCGGGACCATCTCGTACAATGCTACGAGACGCGCTGCTGGGACGCCTGGAAGCAATCCGTCGGCGCCAGCCTCGACGCCGACCCGCCGGGGGCGCCGGCCACCGCCATCGATCCGGCCAAGGCCGACGCCGAGTGAGATGATCGCCGCGAATCGCGAGGAATCCATCGACGATGAGAGACGCCAAGACGCCGGAGGCGCGGTCCGCCGCCGTCGCCGAAGCCGGGTTTCCCGGGCTCGACGCCAGCCTTGAGAGCGGCGGTCCCGCCCAGGCCCTCGACCGACTCGTCGAGGACCTGGAAACCGCCGGCGACTATCGCCTCCTGCTCGACGCCCTCCTGCTCAAGGCCCGGTTCGAGCTGGGCCTGCCGCTGATCCAGGTCGGCCGTTACGCCGAGCTTCCCGAGGCGGATCGGCAACGATTCGAGGAGCGTTACATCCAGGCCCTCCGTCACGTCGGCTCGCGATTCCTGGAGGCGGGCGACGTGCCGACGGCCTGGGCCTACTTCCAGGCCATCGGCGAGCCCGATCCCGTCTCCCAGGCGCTCGAAACCTGCGAGACTCCCGAGGACCCGGACAAGCTGGGACGCCTGATCGACGTCGCCTTCCATCAAGGGGCGAATCCGGCCCGGGGCTTCGAATGGATCCTCCGGCATTACGGGCCGTGCTCCGCGATCACCTCGCTGGAGCAGTTGGGCCCCGCCGACCCGGCCGTGCGGGCGTCATGCATCGGGCGGCTGGTCCGCCATCTCCACGAGCACCTCGCCGAGAACATCCGCGCCGACGTCGTCCGAAGAGGGCAGCCGCAGTCGCCCGACGGCGCCTCCCTCGCCGACCTCATCGCCGGTCGCGACTGGTTGTTCAGCGACGACGCTTACCACACCGACGTCTCGCACCTGTCGACCGTCGTCCGCTGGTCGGTCATGGCGACCGACCCCGAAATCCTCCGGCTGGCGGTCGACCTGACCGAGTACGGCCGTCGGCTCTCGCCCCGGCTCCAGTACGACTCGGCCCCCCCCTTCGAACGCACCTTCGAAGACCACCACGTCTATCTCAAGGCGCTGGTGGGCCGTGACGTCGACCAGGCGGTCGACCACTTCCGGGCCAAACTCGGCGAGCTGGAGACCCCTGGCGAGGAGGGACCGGAAGAGACGCTCCCCGCGCAGGTTCTGGTCAACCTCCTGTTGCGGCTCGACCGGCGGGACGAAGCGGTGGAGGTCGCCTCGACGCACTTGCTCCAGATTCCCGACGCGATGCTCTCCTGCCCGTCGATCGCCGAACTCTGCCAGCGTGCGGGTCGCCTCGATCGGCTCGCCGAGGTGGCCGTGCGGACGAATCATCCCGTCCATTACCTCGCCGCCCGGCTCCAGGCCAATCCCGGCGCACCTGGCTGAAACCGCCCGCGCCCGGCCGGTTTCCGCAAAAGCCGGCCGGAACCTCCCCCATCGCCTCCCCGATAGAGCATAATCGATGATAGGAAGCGGGGATGTCGCCCATCGACCCCCGCGCCGTCAGGCGACCGTAGACCAGGTCGCGCCGTAATCCGACCCGCGCACCACGAGGCTTCGACCGATGAGACGTTTGCTGGGGGCGATCCCGACCGTCCTGTTGTTGACGGGGGTCATGTTCGGCTTCAACGAGCCCCCGCAAGCCATCCCCCTCTTCGACGGGAAGTCCCTGGAAGGCTGGGTCGCC includes:
- a CDS encoding TIGR00730 family Rossman fold protein, translated to MRKRTRRRVAFREPTEDEQLLSRPTPADGRAPTPLMPELGAFTHEESWRILRIQGEFVHGINALAEVGAAVSVFGSARIQDSSPLYEDARRLGRLLSEAGFAVITGGGPGIMEAANRGAQEVGGYSIGCNIQLPFEQAGNPYTDLSIDFRYFFVRKTMFVKFSDGFVIFPGGFGTLDELFEALTLVQTRKINRFPIVLYGSSYWKGLIDWVVASPLEQKTISPEDMNLLFVTDSLDEIRDHLVQCYETRCWDAWKQSVGASLDADPPGAPATAIDPAKADAE